The genomic stretch CTGGGAGCGTCTTATCACTAATGCCTACCTATCCTATTAAAGTGGTCTGAGGATCCAGGCCACTGTCTGCTCAGCACCCATCACTCATACACAGGGACAAGGATGACAAACCAAACTGAAGCTGACAGGTAGATGGATATTATTAGTATACAAGTCATTATCTGTGTAACACAGATCAGGACACAacttcacatgcacacatgaaTTGGAATAAATTTGAGATCaagaaaagatgagaaaatagGCATGAGATAAAAATGAGAGGGGTATCCTTATCAattatttatgtattcattAATAATTAACTTATTAGTACTTAATTTTCAAACtatgtttgctttcattttatcactcaaataatttattattacagTCAGTGAATAAATTCACACTGATGGAAATAGTCTTCAGCCATTGTATAGAGGAATGTGTGGTAGCAGAGAGACAACATGTTGATTATCTTATGATGTCCCATGACAAGTCTGTAGGGATAAATGTAATATAATGTTGGGTTGTGTGAAGAGTTTCTAGACATTTCAGGTAGAATAAGTGAATGCAATGCTTTTGAAATGAGCTTCAGTGCATACAGCAACACGCAAACACTGCTCAAACTGACTTCATTGACCTTTCCACTGCTATAGTCAGCACAGATTCTGACAGTCCACAGTTCAGTATTACCAAAGTCCTTAAAGGCAACTCTCACCACtcagcagccatcttggcaccaGTGGGGAACTATTTTGCGCCAATAAGACCAGGCTCCTATCTAAATGAATGGGAAGAGAGCAATTTCATTGCTCACtcagacataaaaactgcatctATCAAATCACTATTCAAATCTTATAAAAAAGACTTTGAAAGTAGATTTGGTGACTTCATCCAAAAATAaggtttgaattttttttcccctgcagtGTACACCATATATGTGCACAATTTCATGACACCATGTCTGAATAAGTGCAACACGGTTAGCtgaatgtgtccaaacttgGCTGGGAAAAAATTGGTTGATCTTTTTAGTTATTTCAAATGATCTCAACAGGGACAAATTAGATATCAGATTAGATTAAATACTTTATTACCCATTTAAAATTGACTTGGACTCTGCATATGGACACACAACACCAACAGACAGAAACCAATATTAAGTATGTATAATTGAAAGTCAATGTAATTATATAATAGAATTCTATAACTTAATCCATTCAGATGTTGCTGGAGTCTACAGATCTCAATACCAAaagtcatcatcattatcattattaagattcatcctctgggcatCATGAATGTCTGCACAACATTTCATGTCTATCCAAACTGGGACCCACATATACATGAAtccagtttattttattcaaaatatGTAACTGCAAATATTTGTTTCTGTTCATTGTCCAGTTCCATACAATACATGTATAAATGGGTAGCCATCTCTTGTGACCCCGCAACCACTGCACTGACCCTGGATAACAGTAGGTCCTAGACACCTGCCCACTGACTGTCACAGTTCTCCTTTAAGGAGATGGACTCAGACTTTCTGACTCTGTCAGTTCTGTTTGTTGAACAAACGGTGTGTCATCACAAAGCCATGTGTCACAGGGTATGTAAGTTTAGTTCACCACAGAATCTTCTCCACTTTCTATAATGTCCTCTGTCATTCACCCTACATTTAAAGAACCTATACTACATCATTGAATTTACAGCAAAGCATTCCTAGacccatctatctatctgtacCTTCTTGAGAGAacataatcaaaaataaaaacaaatgtataCAGTTAAAACAATGTTTCACTGTTTCTTATGTTGGTTTATTAGCTGTTATATGGACAGATTTACATGCATTTGTTTAGTTGTACACATTTGGTTTGCCAAATTATTGCAACAAGAGGGAAAAGACTTACATAATATAAGATAATGCTTTTGTATATAGACAAATTTATTTTAGAACTGTATCTGTAAGTATGCTTTATGTTATATATGTCTACTATATATACTTTTTACAACAGGAACATCaactgacaggaaaaaaatatatatttagttacatttacatttttagagcacTTACAATTTAAAGCATCAGATAATGCATTTGGTGTGCATAACTGTGGCTACTTAAGGAAAAGTACAACTTACATGAATTAATAATGCCTCTcgcagcaacacaaacaaataatttttttgtattttcctcaGATGAGAAAACAGGAACTATATCTACTTATATATGCATCTATACaacagaaatacacattttagcattaaatgaaCAAATCTAAGGTGTGTTTAAaagtacatatatatttaattcaTCTGCCTCCAATTACTCTAAGCATGTGTCTGCTATAATAATCACATATCATTGGTTAAATTAGTATAGGGAGCGCACTGCGTTGTTTGAAAGGTGTTAATGTCAGGATATCaaagtaaatacagtaaattatgGTTTAATTTTTAAGTCCCCTCAAGCACATGGTAGCAGAGCAGAACCAATGAGCAATTGAAAACAGCTTTAATTAGCCTTCCACAATGAATAAAGATCAACTTAAATTATGCTTTCAGACACAGTAAACTGCATTCATGTTGCTGTCACAGCTTTGTTCGCTCATCTTTCAACACCTCATCTGGAAGCCCTCCTGTCCATCCGTGCACCTCAGCCCtgccttcctctcttccttcaCTGGACTGAGGATCACACATGAAGTGGTTGAGCATCTGCTCGGCTGACTGCAGGCTGGCCAGGCTGTTGTCTGACTCTGAAGCCCTGCTGTCCCTGTTGTTGCTCGTTCTCCAGTGATGAATGATCTCATTATCTAAATCCTCGATAGCGTCGTCTCCTGGGTGGTGCAGGTTCATCATGGCCTCTGTGCCTCTCAGCTCTTTCTGCATGTGATTCCGTGCCAGAGGGATTTCCTCCAGGCTGGCTGACCGGATCAGGATGGCAGACCCAAGGCTTGGACTTGTTGTGATCCTGTAACTTCCCTCTCCCTTCAAGCTATCAGACAGATTCTTGAAACCAGAAGGGCAGGAATTAGTGTGGGATGCTGATAAAATCTCATTGTGGATGGTGAACTGCAGATGAGGTATCTGCATTAGGCGTGGAGAGTGTCGTCTGATGATTTCCTCGCCTCCTGACTCACTGTCTTTGTCCAGGTCTCCTTCCTGGTGTCTCCATGTTTGACCTCTACTTGATCCGGTTAGTATTAACCGTGGAGTCTCCTCTCCCATCTCTGACCAGTCagattcctcctcctctggaaCCGAACCCAGAAGTTGCTCCTGTCCGGTGGCTTTGGCCTTTCCACAGTTATGGCTGTCCATGAACTCAGCCGGAGGGGGAGCGATGGGGAGAACCATCTGATCAATGGCATCATCTGGTTGAAAAGGAAGGTTGGTTTCAGGTGGCACTGATGTTACCTACAGTAAGCAGATGTAACAAAGTGATCAGGTGATTGTATATGATGCAAGGTCAAACAAAAGTTTTTGCATGACTGAAAAAACATATCAATGCTGTCGGTGCTCATAACTATTTCAAAGAGCCTCGTCTGTCTATTCTTACCCAAAGTGGCTAAACATAATCATAACAAATACTAAAATATTTATCAAGCAAAGGCACTTTAATCCTGCATTTTTTCTTACAGCCAGCAGGGGACATTTCCTCTCACTGTGAAAAGAAATTGGATTATATAGAAGTTTACCTTATTCCTcatttgatttgttacctctgtaaacattttcctagAGAGTTTATCATCTCAAGCATGTTAAAGAAAAGCAtagtgttcattttttaaattatagtcCCATTTACCAGAAAGATAGTTGGTAAAGTGGGGTGTGATTTTGGGCATGGCTATCTTGTGATTGAAAAGCCTTGCTGTGTATAGTGTCTTTGAGTATTCAGTCAGATGCAGGTTTGTGAACTACTGTTGCTTTGATGCACTGAGCTTGGAATTTGGCCATTAAGATCCACTTCTTGCTCTTTTGAAACCAGACATAAGAAGCAAGAAGTGGAGCTGAAAAATTAAATTCTAAACCTGAGGCTTCACAGCTCACAAAcctatttttttatatacaatGTATAGGTAGTGGTTTAGCGAAAACTGTTGCCTTGAATTTaaagaggaagacagaaaaTCTTACATTGAATGCATCCATGTCGTTGGCAAATTTTGTAGCAGAGAGCTGCTTAGTCAGCTCTGAAATACGCTGGTTCAATCTCTCGCGTTCTCCTTCCATATTCTGAGCCTAACACAGAAAGCGTAGGAAGAACAGTGATCAACACATATAAAAAGTTGGTAGGTAGAGCACTTAAAAGACTCCCGAAGCTGAAAATCGAGTGCTTTATCTTGTTGTCCATTGTGTGCATTTTATGTGCTAGAAAGCATATCATGAGCAAAAAAAGCAGTCGACACCTTGaatgagcatttccaccttaaaaactgcaacaacgTATGATTGTAGCCATTTTAAGGAAGGgatttttttcatagaaaaaaattctaaactttaatacacagagatgagcttTCCTGGGTTAAATCAATAATCAGGGCGGGAATTTAAGATGTCACAGTATTTCACCAAAGTTTCTAATAATGAAGTAATTGACATTTTGTGCAAAACATATGGCGATACATCATATCTCACCACTGAGTGAAGCTTTTGCTCTAGAAGATTATTGGTCTGTTGTGTGGAGGAGTAGTTATCATGTAGTCTAAGAGAAGGCAGAGACAAGCAGAGAGAGGTTATTCAGCAATAGTGAGGTATATTGTACTTATAATATGCAACATTGTATGAGGTCAAGAAATACAGCCATGCAGATCATCATTTGCAGCTTTCATCTTGAAAGTGCCTCATTCACCTTTTAAACCTCTCTGTGAGGTTGCTGAGCTCCAAGCGTGTCCTCTGAAGTTCTGCCTCCAACAGCTTTTGGCTGCTCATGAATTCCTCTCCTAGACACTCCATCCTCACTGCTGTCTTCAGCAAACTTTGGTGCAGACCTTCATTTTGCTCCTGTAGTATCCTATCAGGACAGATACACAGTTTTGTCCAATAttgtcatacattttttttgtgatgttcTTGTTTTCTAtgatattcacataaaaaacaatTATGAAGGTGCATTTAGTCAATTAATCTTCACAAATTATCATTGTCATGAGTATCACTTGAGTTATGACTTTTACTAGTCAgcaaagccacaaaaaacatTGCACTTACATGATTCTACCCAGCTCATGTGCTTTATCCTGCATTGAGAAAACAAAATtgctttcattaaaaaaaactacattcaaaAAGTACTATTGATAAAgcccaaacaacaaaagtgaataaaacaggctaaacatgaaaaagaacaaagaacatcAGCTCGGAATGTCAAATTGATTACCATTAGTTTGTGCAGAATAACTAATCTATTGTTCTGTAATGAATAATCTATTGTCCACCATGCTATGCACGCTGTTGCCCAAATCAATAGCAAAGGAAATGAATGGAACATCATTACATAACCAGTTAATGAAGCACATAAAACACAAGCCGTTATGGCCCTgccaattattttttaatgagcaCAGTGTAATAGCAGATTTAATGAATGAGTGTAGTGCCATACTTTATGTGATGATGGGCTGAGGAAGCTTGTCCGCTCCTCATCCTGACTGGAGGGGCTGCTAGTGTTCCTGGGGGAATCCGGCTTTCTGTGAAGTGACTCTCGCTGCCTGTGTGATGGTGAACTGCCAGCAGAATGCCCCTTTAAATGAGTGTGGTGGTCATCGAGGCTATCATGGTCAAGAAGATTATCTTTGGAGTGGGATTGGTTGAGATGTGATTCAGGGTGATGTCCATGGTGATGACTTGTATTAACATTTTCTCCATGGTGATGCAGATGGCCTGAACTGTGATGGTCTCCATGGTGATGCAAATGGACTGAACTGTGGTGGTCTccatggtgatggtgatggccAGGACTGTGGTGGTCTccatggtgatggtgatggccAGGACTGTGGTGGTCTCCATGGAGATGTTCATTAGCTTTGCTGTGGTTGTCACTATGGTGATGTTCATTAGCTTTGATGTGGTGGTCACTATGGTGATGTTCATTAGCTTTGATGTGGTGGTCACTATGGTGATGTTCATTAGCTTTGCTCTGGTGGTCACTATGGTGATGTTCATTAGCTTTGCTGTGGTGGTCACTATGGTGATGTTCATTAGCTTTGCTGTGGTGGTCAccatggtgatggtgatggccAGGACTGTGGTGGTCTCCATGGTGATGTTCATTAGTTTTGCTGTGGTGGTCActatggtgatggtgatgggcAGGACTATAGTGGTCTCCATGGTGATGTTCATGAGCGTCACTGTGGTGGTCTCCATGGTGGTCTCCATGGTGATGCTGATAACCTGGACTGTGGTGGTCTCCATAGTGATGCTGATGAGATTCACTATGGTGATCTCCATGGTGATGCTCATGAGCCTCAGCATGTTGGTCTCCATGGTGATGGTGAGATTCATTGTGGTGGTCTCCATGACGATGAGATTCATTACGGTGGTCACCATGGTTATGCTGATGAGCTTCGGTATGGTGGTCTTCTTGGGGATGGTGTTGGCCTGGACTTTGGTGGTCTCCATGGTGATGCTGATGAGGTTCACTGTGGTGGTCTACATGGTGATGCAGATGAGGTTCACTGTGGTGGTCTACATGGTGATGCAGATGTTTTGGGCTAGGGTGATCTCCGTTATCACTGGTTAGGGTGTGGTGACCATGGTGATGTGGTGTTGTAGGGCATGAATTTGGGTTGCTACCGTGGTGGTGACCTGAACTCTGGTTATTTCCATGGTGATGTGGTGTAGCGTGGTAACCATCTTGATGATGAGTTGGATTATGGTGGTCTCCATGGTGACAGTGATGAGCATGGCCATGGTTGTCTctgtggtgatggtgatgagcATGACCATGGTGGTCTCCATGGTGATGATGCTGAGTTGAACTGTGGTGTTCACCATGGTGATGAGTTGGGCTGTAGCAGTCTCTGTGATGATGGTCTCCGTAGTTATGATGATGTGGTGTGTTGTGGTGGCCTCCAAAGTGATCTCCTTGTTGATAGACAGGACTGTGGTGGTGTCTGTGGAGATGGTGATGACTTGGTGTATGGTGATCCctgtggtgatggtgatgactTGGGCTGTTGCTGTCTTCAAGGTGACGATGATGGTGACCAGAGGTGCGGTGGTCTCCttggtgatggtggtggcagtGATTACAGGAAGGTGACTGGGAGCAATGCTGAGAAGTTTGAGAAGATGAGTGACGTCTATGTAAACAGCTGATGTCATTGCAACTTTTAGGCCTGTGATACATGTGATGGGGTGATTCTGAAGTATGCCGATTGTGATGGTGGAAACTTCTTGAGTGAGAAAGCCGAGCAGAGTGGGAACGGTTGCTTGTACGGGAGTGCCGGCTGGAGTTAATTGAGTCTACACTGGTAGGCCGACTTCGCAGCTGTCTGGGTTTCTCAGTGCAGCTGTCTGCCGTCCTGGATCTAAGAGAGGTCTGCCCTGGACTACAGGGTCTTTGAACATCTGTAACACCAAGAGTGGTGAGTCTCATTGGGCTGAGTACCTGCCGAGTGATCTCATTAAGGAAGGtagaaaatttcattttttctttcattaaattCTTCTTGGCTTCAgttttcctcctctcctgctccacTTCGTCCTCATTTCCATGCACTTCTTTGGGTGTGCTGAGAGCCTCCATTGATTTGGCTTTGCGGAAACTTCCATCATTTCCCGCGCCTCTCGTAATCCTCTTTGTGCTCTTCAAGGTTGATCCCAGGGTTGCGCCACTGTGAGAGGCCTTTCCTTTCACTTGTTTCTCTTTGGCAGATGACCTGCTTGCTCTTTTATGTATCAGCGGGGCTgtgtcttctccttcttccaagtatttctgTTTTCCAGAAATGTCAGTACAAGACCGTGAATGCCGGGGCTTCCTAAGAGAATATCTATCTAAACTctcactgctgctgtcagag from Amphiprion ocellaris isolate individual 3 ecotype Okinawa chromosome 14, ASM2253959v1, whole genome shotgun sequence encodes the following:
- the si:dkey-273o13.3 gene encoding LIM domain-containing protein A — its product is MCDRKEKEHKHEKTVGSKSQQMKHHHQNQGHGHRHYHHQSDDNDSHDTYSTAEDSILRDHHRNHQRQNDNDNNHPSHSHHYHRKQNHHRVSISDTSSTSSTGSYSSSSSSSLSTPSSSSSSTASSFSSSSATSTSSSSLSSDSSSESLDRYSLRKPRHSRSCTDISGKQKYLEEGEDTAPLIHKRASRSSAKEKQVKGKASHSGATLGSTLKSTKRITRGAGNDGSFRKAKSMEALSTPKEVHGNEDEVEQERRKTEAKKNLMKEKMKFSTFLNEITRQVLSPMRLTTLGVTDVQRPCSPGQTSLRSRTADSCTEKPRQLRSRPTSVDSINSSRHSRTSNRSHSARLSHSRSFHHHNRHTSESPHHMYHRPKSCNDISCLHRRHSSSQTSQHCSQSPSCNHCHHHHQGDHRTSGHHHRHLEDSNSPSHHHHHRDHHTPSHHHLHRHHHSPVYQQGDHFGGHHNTPHHHNYGDHHHRDCYSPTHHHGEHHSSTQHHHHGDHHGHAHHHHHRDNHGHAHHCHHGDHHNPTHHQDGYHATPHHHGNNQSSGHHHGSNPNSCPTTPHHHGHHTLTSDNGDHPSPKHLHHHVDHHSEPHLHHHVDHHSEPHQHHHGDHQSPGQHHPQEDHHTEAHQHNHGDHRNESHRHGDHHNESHHHHGDQHAEAHEHHHGDHHSESHQHHYGDHHSPGYQHHHGDHHGDHHSDAHEHHHGDHYSPAHHHHHSDHHSKTNEHHHGDHHSPGHHHHHGDHHSKANEHHHSDHHSKANEHHHSDHQSKANEHHHSDHHIKANEHHHSDHHIKANEHHHSDNHSKANEHLHGDHHSPGHHHHHGDHHSPGHHHHHGDHHSSVHLHHHGDHHSSGHLHHHGENVNTSHHHGHHPESHLNQSHSKDNLLDHDSLDDHHTHLKGHSAGSSPSHRQRESLHRKPDSPRNTSSPSSQDEERTSFLSPSSHKDKAHELGRIMILQEQNEGLHQSLLKTAVRMECLGEEFMSSQKLLEAELQRTRLELSNLTERFKRLHDNYSSTQQTNNLLEQKLHSVAQNMEGERERLNQRISELTKQLSATKFANDMDAFNVTSVPPETNLPFQPDDAIDQMVLPIAPPPAEFMDSHNCGKAKATGQEQLLGSVPEEEESDWSEMGEETPRLILTGSSRGQTWRHQEGDLDKDSESGGEEIIRRHSPRLMQIPHLQFTIHNEILSASHTNSCPSGFKNLSDSLKGEGSYRITTSPSLGSAILIRSASLEEIPLARNHMQKELRGTEAMMNLHHPGDDAIEDLDNEIIHHWRTSNNRDSRASESDNSLASLQSAEQMLNHFMCDPQSSEGREEGRAEVHGWTGGLPDEVLKDERTKL